The genomic window GCTTTTGCTACTTCTTCGTCTAATTTTTTAGGCAGTACTTTTAAGTAAATGTTTTCTGCTTTTTTGTCAGCTGGTAAATCGGCAAATTTGGCTTCGTAAAGGTACATTTGCGCCAGTACTTGGTTGGCAAACGAGCCATCCATAATGCGTGAAGGGTGGCCAGTAGCGTTGCCCAAGTTCACCAAGCGACCTTCAGATAATAAAATTAAATGGTCGTTAGTAGCGGCGTTGCGCACAACTTTATGTACTTGTGGTTTAACTTCTATCCACTCCCAGTTTTTGCGCATAAAGGCGGTATCTATTTCGTTGTCGAAATGGCCAATGTTACACACTACTGCGCCGCTTTTTAGAGCTTGCAGCATAGCGCTATCACATACGTTTGCGTTACCGGTTGTGGTGACAATTAAATCGGTTTTGCCGAGTAAATCTTTGTCTACGTTTTCTAGCTTGCCGGTGTTTTCGCCGTTGATGTAAGGCGATACAACTTCATAGCCATCCATGCACGCTTGCATTGCGCATATTGGGTCGATTTCAGTTACTTTTACAATCATGCCTTCTTGACGCAAAGACGCTGCAGAGCCTTTACCCACATCGCCGTAACCAATAACCAATGCTTTTTTACCTGATAACAAATGGTCCGTACCGCGCTTGATTGCGTCGTTTAAGCTGTGGCGGCAGCCGTACTTGTTGTCGTTTTTAGATTTGGTTACTGCATCGTTAACGTTAATAGCGGGTACTTTTAGTGTGCCCTTTTTAATCATCTCTGCTAAACGGTGAACACCCGTGGTGGTTTCTTCAGAAATACCGTGTATTTTATCTAGCATTGCTGGGTATTTGGTGTGAACCATTTCGGTTAGGTCGCCAC from Saccharophagus degradans 2-40 includes these protein-coding regions:
- the ahcY gene encoding adenosylhomocysteinase, encoding MTTFTDYKVAAKTAEEFKKDAEYGRREIEIAEGEMPALMALRTRYKAEQPLAGAKIMGCIHMTIQTAVLIETLVELGAQVRWSSCNIFSTQDHAAAAIAAAGIPVFAWKGETEEEFLWCIEQTILEDGKPWDANIILDDGGDLTEMVHTKYPAMLDKIHGISEETTTGVHRLAEMIKKGTLKVPAINVNDAVTKSKNDNKYGCRHSLNDAIKRGTDHLLSGKKALVIGYGDVGKGSAASLRQEGMIVKVTEIDPICAMQACMDGYEVVSPYINGENTGKLENVDKDLLGKTDLIVTTTGNANVCDSAMLQALKSGAVVCNIGHFDNEIDTAFMRKNWEWIEVKPQVHKVVRNAATNDHLILLSEGRLVNLGNATGHPSRIMDGSFANQVLAQMYLYEAKFADLPADKKAENIYLKVLPKKLDEEVAKAMVEGFGGVMTKLTPAQAEYIGVEIDGPYKPESYKY